Proteins from a genomic interval of Gluconacetobacter diazotrophicus PA1 5:
- a CDS encoding capsule biosynthesis protein produces the protein MLSFLVLQGNATPFFSELAAALKAAGHHVRRIAFNGGDVVFSSDATWFRGREEALPAFIEDIVARERPDAMILFGDCRPIHRMATEIARERGIAIWVFEEGYLRPGWITLEPHGVNGFSALPRDAAAIRARGTAPWPAPRYKPHADFLRRSVYDVSYHALRVALTPLFPHARFHAAIDPFVEYAGWLRDWAGRLVRKPPQAVLPDGPFMLVPMQMEGDYQLRVHSPFHGMGQALEQILGSFAAHAPDTLSLVVRRHPLDPRLTDWEGLVRDRAQALGVADRVYFMSEGPLEPVLDSCIGVVTVNSTVGLLALRRNKPVKILGEAIYDVEGLTFSGPLGRYWREACAPDAELLDAFCRMLIQEVLVEGDFFTPEGRALAVEGSVRRILSAYSDRACNSRTRTAAVVSI, from the coding sequence GTGCTGAGTTTCCTGGTGCTGCAGGGCAATGCCACCCCGTTCTTTTCCGAACTGGCCGCGGCCCTGAAGGCCGCCGGTCATCACGTCCGTCGCATCGCTTTCAACGGCGGCGATGTCGTCTTTTCCTCGGACGCCACCTGGTTTCGCGGACGCGAGGAGGCCTTGCCCGCCTTCATCGAAGACATCGTGGCGCGCGAACGGCCGGATGCGATGATCCTGTTCGGCGATTGCCGACCGATCCATCGCATGGCGACCGAGATCGCCCGCGAGCGGGGCATCGCCATATGGGTGTTCGAGGAGGGGTATCTGAGGCCGGGCTGGATTACGCTGGAGCCGCACGGCGTCAATGGATTTTCCGCCCTGCCGCGCGACGCCGCCGCCATCCGGGCGCGCGGGACCGCACCCTGGCCCGCCCCGCGATACAAGCCGCATGCCGATTTCCTGCGGCGGTCGGTCTATGACGTGTCCTATCACGCCCTGCGCGTGGCCCTGACCCCGCTTTTTCCCCACGCGCGGTTTCATGCCGCCATCGACCCGTTCGTGGAATATGCGGGCTGGCTGCGGGACTGGGCCGGGCGCCTGGTGCGCAAGCCGCCGCAGGCGGTACTGCCCGATGGCCCCTTCATGCTGGTGCCGATGCAGATGGAGGGAGACTACCAACTGCGGGTCCATTCCCCGTTCCACGGCATGGGCCAGGCACTGGAGCAGATTCTGGGCTCTTTCGCCGCCCATGCGCCCGATACGCTGTCGCTGGTCGTGCGGCGTCACCCGCTCGATCCCCGGCTGACGGACTGGGAGGGGCTGGTCCGCGACCGTGCGCAGGCACTGGGCGTCGCGGACCGGGTTTATTTCATGTCCGAAGGACCGCTGGAGCCGGTCCTGGATTCCTGCATCGGGGTGGTGACGGTGAACAGCACTGTCGGGCTGCTGGCCCTGAGGCGGAACAAGCCGGTCAAGATCCTGGGCGAGGCGATCTACGACGTCGAGGGATTGACCTTTTCCGGCCCGCTGGGACGCTACTGGCGCGAGGCCTGCGCCCCGGACGCCGAATTACTGGACGCCTTCTGCCGCATGCTGATCCAGGAGGTGCTGGTCGAGGGTGATTTCTTCACCCCCGAAGGACGGGCGCTGGCGGTCGAGGGATCGGTTCGGCGGATCCTGTCCGCCTATTCCGACAGGGCCTGCAATTCCCGCACGAGAACCGCCGCCGTCGT
- a CDS encoding glycosyltransferase family 4 protein codes for MMSNPILMDISRLLSRAGSAVPTGIDRVELEYALYLSRNFPARVTFVAYHPLGRIGVLPRRPTTWFLRMLARAWTNGTRPWRGASLMAGLLLQAAAAGTVGETARRRLYLLLSHHHLMKRDVIAGFMDRANAGLAVMVHDLIPIDYPEYARPTEPDRHRQRMDTVGQLADSVIVPSQAVADSLRHYLAPGGRCPPIGVVHHGCHVDPISTIPVSGLAPDVPYFVVLGTIEPRKNHLLLLNIWRHMATGRDRSRLPHLVVIGRRGWENENILDMMERCPALQGVVHEYATLSDVVVADLVRGARALLFPSFAEGFGLPLLEALSMGTPCLCSDLPVFREIAGDLPCYLDPLDGPGWQRRILDLAGEDTRENGETPVFADWPAQVAAGLAMIDGAVHADAAVAVRPMDVEARTAC; via the coding sequence ATGATGTCCAACCCGATCCTGATGGATATTTCCCGGCTGCTGTCGCGTGCCGGCAGCGCGGTACCGACGGGAATCGATCGTGTCGAGCTGGAATACGCGCTGTACCTGTCACGGAATTTCCCGGCGCGGGTGACCTTCGTGGCCTATCACCCGCTGGGGCGGATCGGGGTCCTGCCGCGCCGTCCCACAACCTGGTTCCTGCGGATGCTGGCGCGGGCCTGGACGAACGGGACGAGGCCCTGGCGCGGGGCGTCACTGATGGCCGGGCTGCTGCTGCAGGCGGCGGCGGCCGGCACGGTTGGCGAGACCGCGCGGCGCCGGCTGTATCTGCTGCTGTCGCATCATCACCTGATGAAGCGTGACGTGATCGCCGGTTTCATGGATCGGGCGAATGCCGGATTGGCCGTCATGGTCCACGACCTGATACCGATCGACTATCCGGAATATGCCCGCCCGACCGAACCGGACCGCCATCGGCAGCGTATGGACACGGTGGGCCAACTGGCGGATTCCGTCATCGTGCCCTCGCAGGCCGTGGCGGACTCCCTGCGGCACTACCTGGCGCCGGGTGGCCGCTGCCCGCCGATCGGCGTGGTGCACCATGGATGCCATGTCGATCCAATCTCCACGATCCCGGTCAGCGGCCTGGCGCCGGATGTCCCGTATTTCGTCGTGCTGGGAACGATCGAACCGCGAAAAAATCATTTATTATTGCTTAATATCTGGCGGCATATGGCAACGGGACGTGACCGGAGCCGGTTGCCGCATCTGGTCGTCATCGGGCGCCGCGGCTGGGAAAACGAAAATATACTCGACATGATGGAACGTTGCCCCGCCCTTCAGGGGGTCGTGCACGAATACGCGACATTGTCCGATGTGGTGGTCGCTGATCTGGTCCGGGGGGCGCGCGCCCTGCTGTTTCCCTCGTTCGCCGAAGGATTCGGCCTGCCGTTGCTGGAGGCCCTGTCCATGGGCACCCCTTGCCTGTGCAGCGACCTGCCGGTCTTTCGCGAAATCGCCGGAGATCTGCCCTGTTACCTGGACCCGCTGGATGGACCCGGCTGGCAGCGCAGGATCCTGGACCTGGCCGGAGAGGACACGCGCGAGAACGGCGAGACGCCGGTCTTTGCCGACTGGCCGGCCCAGGTGGCGGCCGGGTTGGCGATGATCGACGGCGCGGTGCATGCCGATGCGGCGGTGGCCGTTCGTCCGATGGACGTGGAAGCGAGGACGGCGTGCTGA
- a CDS encoding capsular polysaccharide export protein, LipB/KpsS family, with protein MKQDGATSERVCGSGRELDGLAARIVRQRVGGCFWGRPAGARRPVVVYGPGWGAGSRPIRSILRDVFAAHAAQDVVLVCGRRQGALAAWGRRHGLAVAPADTDPHDLLDGATCVYAHPTTDLARLAVLRGLAVKGIPDGMSLAGIMTDIANRTDYIDPFTGAPMACADAITLLADWRRTIMANRRIGACLGMSRWKRRRIADFLATAPGHPPFRPDIRAGQRGAVAVWATRQPPGLEDAARRVGIPLWRVEDGFIRSIGLGSALTPPSSITIDTRGMYYDPAQESDLEHILATSPFDDVLRARARKLMDALVLLGISKYGPGRASALPASWDAAGRRTILVPGQVADDQSVRRGGGRIAGNLELLQAVRESNPDAFILYRPHPDVEATHRVGHVDDVLVLRLADRIDRGGAITDTIARVDEVHTLTSLAGFEALMRGRRVVTYGAPFYAGWGLTVDRGDVPPRRTRRLSLEELVAGVLILFPRYLDPVTRLPCSPEVLIERLQDARVWRPTWWMRALALQTGWRKAVARYRAAVAS; from the coding sequence GTGAAGCAGGATGGTGCTACGTCGGAACGGGTCTGCGGTTCCGGGCGGGAACTGGACGGTCTGGCCGCGCGGATCGTGCGGCAGCGCGTCGGCGGATGTTTCTGGGGGCGGCCTGCCGGAGCACGGCGGCCGGTCGTCGTATATGGCCCGGGATGGGGGGCCGGTTCCCGTCCGATTCGTTCGATCCTGCGGGATGTCTTCGCCGCGCATGCCGCGCAGGACGTGGTTCTGGTCTGCGGGCGGCGCCAGGGCGCACTGGCCGCATGGGGGCGCCGCCATGGGCTGGCGGTAGCCCCGGCCGATACCGATCCGCACGATCTTCTTGACGGTGCGACCTGTGTCTATGCCCACCCGACGACCGATCTGGCCCGGCTGGCCGTTCTGCGCGGCCTTGCGGTGAAGGGAATCCCGGATGGGATGAGCCTGGCCGGAATCATGACCGACATTGCGAATCGCACTGATTATATCGATCCGTTTACCGGTGCGCCGATGGCATGCGCCGATGCGATTACGCTTCTGGCGGACTGGCGGCGGACGATCATGGCCAATCGCAGGATCGGCGCATGCCTGGGAATGTCGCGATGGAAGCGGCGCAGGATTGCCGATTTCCTGGCGACGGCGCCCGGCCATCCACCCTTTCGCCCGGATATCCGCGCCGGGCAGCGCGGCGCGGTGGCGGTGTGGGCAACCCGGCAGCCACCGGGACTGGAAGATGCGGCGCGCCGGGTGGGTATTCCGTTGTGGCGGGTGGAGGACGGCTTCATCCGCTCCATCGGCCTGGGCAGCGCGTTGACCCCGCCTTCGTCGATTACGATCGACACGCGCGGTATGTATTACGACCCGGCGCAGGAGAGCGACCTGGAACATATTCTGGCCACATCCCCCTTTGATGATGTGTTGCGCGCCCGCGCCAGGAAATTGATGGATGCGTTGGTGCTGCTTGGTATTTCCAAATATGGCCCCGGTCGGGCCTCTGCCCTGCCTGCGTCCTGGGATGCCGCGGGGCGGCGCACGATCCTTGTGCCCGGCCAGGTCGCGGACGACCAGTCGGTGCGCCGTGGGGGCGGGCGGATCGCAGGCAACCTGGAACTGCTGCAGGCGGTCCGGGAGAGCAACCCGGACGCCTTCATCCTCTATCGGCCGCATCCCGATGTCGAAGCGACCCATCGGGTGGGGCATGTGGACGACGTGCTTGTCCTGCGACTGGCCGATCGGATCGATCGCGGCGGGGCGATCACCGATACGATCGCCCGCGTGGACGAGGTTCATACCCTGACCTCGCTTGCCGGATTCGAGGCCCTGATGCGGGGACGGCGCGTCGTGACCTATGGCGCGCCGTTCTATGCGGGATGGGGGCTGACGGTCGATCGGGGGGACGTTCCCCCCCGCCGGACGCGGCGCCTGTCCCTGGAGGAACTGGTCGCGGGGGTCCTGATCCTGTTTCCGCGTTATCTGGACCCGGTGACCCGGCTGCCATGCAGCCCGGAAGTCCTGATCGAGCGCCTGCAGGACGCCCGGGTCTGGCGGCCTACCTGGTGGATGCGGGCGTTGGCCTTGCAGACAGGCTGGCGCAAGGCTGTCGCGCGCTATCGTGCGGCGGTGGCGTCATGA
- a CDS encoding glycosyltransferase family 4 protein, translating into MSDGPVIWLDGRNAKRAGGTGVARYTQAIAECLEQAGLPATYLTDQVEGAPIGHPHSPARQVWRAVQTLRPAYPATIRRDGRAPYAVCPDIFRIAHVRFKLWGALATVSVPTPPDIMHWTYPLPIRMKGARNVVTIHDVVPLTHPELTGIDPDRYRRLLRRLVRSADAVVTISESARRDIATQCDVPLSHIHNLFQTAGFSADELRQAGQVLPPAPPGYFLHVGRVEGRKNICRLVAAHARSGTRRPLVLIGPDGDDRPDYAPFVGDTPVLRLPWCDQPGLIRAIQDAHGLLFPSLAEGFGLPIVEAMALGTPVLTARGGATEEIAADAAILVDPLDIDDIARGIRTLDGLGETSALRLALQGKGRLRASRFSRAAYTERLRQFYCSLL; encoded by the coding sequence TTGTCTGACGGGCCGGTGATCTGGCTGGACGGGCGTAACGCGAAACGGGCCGGCGGGACCGGTGTGGCGCGCTATACCCAGGCCATCGCGGAATGCCTGGAGCAGGCGGGCCTGCCCGCGACCTATCTGACCGACCAGGTCGAGGGAGCACCGATCGGCCATCCGCATTCACCGGCCAGGCAGGTCTGGCGTGCGGTGCAGACCCTGCGGCCTGCTTATCCCGCGACGATTCGCCGGGATGGGCGCGCGCCCTATGCGGTCTGCCCGGATATTTTCCGTATCGCGCATGTCAGGTTCAAGCTCTGGGGGGCGCTGGCCACCGTCTCGGTGCCCACGCCGCCCGACATCATGCACTGGACCTATCCGCTGCCGATTCGAATGAAAGGGGCGCGAAATGTAGTGACGATCCACGACGTCGTTCCCCTGACGCATCCGGAACTGACCGGGATCGATCCCGATCGCTATCGGCGGCTGCTGCGGCGTCTGGTCCGTTCGGCCGATGCGGTGGTGACGATTTCCGAGTCGGCGCGTCGCGATATCGCCACCCAATGCGATGTCCCGTTGTCGCATATTCACAACCTGTTCCAGACGGCCGGGTTTTCCGCCGACGAATTGCGGCAGGCGGGGCAGGTGCTGCCGCCCGCGCCACCGGGCTATTTCCTGCATGTCGGGCGCGTCGAAGGCCGGAAGAATATCTGTCGCCTCGTCGCCGCCCATGCGCGCAGCGGCACGCGGCGGCCGCTGGTCCTGATCGGACCCGATGGGGATGACAGGCCCGATTACGCGCCGTTTGTCGGGGACACCCCGGTCCTGCGTCTGCCCTGGTGTGACCAGCCCGGCCTGATCCGGGCGATCCAGGATGCGCATGGTTTGCTCTTTCCCTCGCTGGCCGAGGGATTCGGATTGCCCATCGTCGAGGCGATGGCCCTGGGGACGCCGGTATTGACCGCGCGCGGCGGGGCGACGGAAGAAATTGCCGCGGACGCCGCGATCCTGGTCGATCCCCTGGATATCGATGACATCGCCAGGGGGATCCGGACACTGGACGGGCTGGGGGAAACCTCGGCTTTGCGACTGGCGTTGCAGGGGAAAGGGAGGCTGCGTGCATCCCGGTTTTCCCGTGCCGCCTATACCGAGCGGCTGCGTCAATTCTATTGCTCGTTACTGTAA
- a CDS encoding LTA synthase family protein, whose amino-acid sequence MPHPEQDQGSRMQAWAIAVVSVLGLVTLFVLRFTSGKLTRSFLNDIPDIVIGITLWLALTLLTQRPASSALLWTVLAAGLLLADHTKRQVLREPVVFADASELFLVFTHPRFYLPYVHPAVFYGIGGTLVLATAWLFSVEPPAMPAHPVLSRVAGALLLAVPIGAYFWRPSLNIMAKVLRKFGPSGDPVLDAQKLGMLGSFAAHTVCSRQERPERQAACSFGIVTVPADKPPVVLVQAESFFDIGRLDPTQPSPLTEYMACRDRAWRHGHLNVDSWGANTTRSEFAVISGASPSDLGLDRFNPYYSFARRPLDTLAARMRQAGYLTVCVHPYDRRFYGRHKVMPNLGFDQFIGGEAFDAPHGHLVPDEVLGAWINNFVDRQTQPVFVFAITVANHGPWPAQATTPGPLAEKLGGYLDSLMATDRMIGQLASSSWLNDKGGIFALYGDHQPALPALTQGHFNINSSTDYFILDTAHPIDRSRNDIDVHMLGHSVAKRLMERRLKTRNIIDSSHSIDSHRGSIGTLFDQ is encoded by the coding sequence ATGCCACATCCAGAACAAGACCAAGGTAGTAGAATGCAGGCTTGGGCCATTGCTGTCGTATCGGTTCTCGGGCTGGTGACCCTTTTCGTGCTTCGGTTCACGAGTGGCAAGCTGACCCGATCGTTTCTCAACGATATCCCGGACATCGTGATCGGCATCACGCTGTGGCTGGCGCTGACATTGCTGACCCAGCGGCCGGCCTCGTCGGCCCTGCTGTGGACGGTTCTGGCCGCGGGCCTGCTGCTGGCCGACCACACCAAACGCCAGGTCCTTCGGGAACCCGTTGTCTTTGCCGATGCCAGCGAACTCTTCCTGGTCTTCACGCACCCGCGCTTCTACCTGCCCTATGTCCATCCCGCCGTCTTCTATGGAATCGGCGGAACGCTGGTCCTGGCGACGGCGTGGCTGTTTTCGGTCGAACCGCCCGCCATGCCGGCCCATCCCGTACTGTCCCGCGTGGCGGGGGCCCTGCTGCTGGCCGTTCCGATCGGTGCCTATTTCTGGCGCCCGTCGCTGAACATCATGGCAAAAGTCCTGCGCAAGTTCGGACCGAGCGGCGATCCGGTGCTGGACGCGCAAAAACTGGGCATGCTGGGCAGCTTCGCCGCCCATACGGTCTGCTCGCGCCAGGAACGGCCTGAACGCCAGGCCGCCTGCAGCTTCGGCATCGTGACCGTGCCGGCGGACAAGCCGCCGGTGGTCCTGGTCCAGGCCGAATCCTTCTTCGATATCGGCCGGCTGGACCCCACCCAGCCGTCCCCCCTGACGGAGTATATGGCCTGCCGGGACCGCGCCTGGCGCCATGGCCACCTGAATGTCGATTCATGGGGGGCCAACACGACACGCAGCGAATTCGCGGTCATCAGCGGCGCCTCCCCGTCCGACCTGGGACTGGATCGCTTCAATCCCTATTATTCCTTCGCCCGCCGTCCCCTGGACACCCTGGCCGCGCGCATGCGCCAGGCGGGCTACCTGACCGTCTGCGTCCATCCCTACGACCGCCGTTTCTACGGCCGGCACAAGGTCATGCCCAATCTCGGCTTCGACCAGTTCATCGGCGGCGAGGCCTTCGACGCCCCGCACGGCCACCTCGTCCCCGACGAGGTCCTGGGCGCCTGGATCAACAACTTCGTCGACCGCCAGACCCAACCCGTCTTCGTCTTCGCGATCACGGTTGCCAATCACGGCCCCTGGCCCGCGCAGGCCACAACCCCGGGCCCCCTCGCGGAAAAACTCGGCGGCTACCTGGACAGCCTGATGGCCACTGACCGAATGATCGGCCAACTCGCCTCATCAAGCTGGCTGAACGACAAAGGCGGGATCTTTGCACTGTATGGTGACCATCAACCCGCCCTGCCCGCCCTGACCCAAGGTCATTTTAATATCAATTCGTCGACCGATTATTTCATTCTGGATACAGCACACCCAATAGATCGATCCCGAAACGATATAGATGTTCACATGCTGGGCCACAGCGTAGCTAAGCGCCTGATGGAACGGCGTCTCAAGACAAGAAATATCATAGATTCCTCTCATTCGATTGACTCTCATCGAGGTTCAATCGGAACATTATTTGATCAATAA
- a CDS encoding polysaccharide pyruvyl transferase family protein, with protein sequence MLYENHPRRILPSEMQKNVISSSNRPIIQCIGWYNKNNFGDDLMALGLSILFPDFDLKFSSEFIHPEARAVILGGGDVIDDYYIKIIEDRKLPVIIFGAGLRSWTELELLSHLDLRLAIMRNYNDYVAVAAQGYRAFHGADPGFATWTPAVVKNKFRSDEKPKLMIALNDEFNARWRIPNPDRMMHFFWANYVSEVLARAASVWENDWWTVWACFSTKQPLDRAMAYDITQRMSPPLIEFDQVNMVDLGQSLDIYADMQASVSLRYHGAVLAVMTGTPFVAVSPALKTDNFMRENDLEDLLVPSNSIDYDVLLSKFNTSVTDKAMQSRLTNVAATNHARLKKAAEEAAAVLRAII encoded by the coding sequence TTGCTTTACGAAAATCACCCGCGAAGAATCTTGCCATCCGAGATGCAAAAAAATGTTATTTCTTCCTCTAATCGCCCGATAATTCAGTGCATCGGCTGGTATAACAAAAACAATTTTGGTGATGACCTGATGGCTTTAGGTCTCTCAATATTATTTCCGGACTTCGATCTTAAATTTTCATCCGAATTCATTCATCCTGAAGCGCGAGCTGTTATTCTCGGAGGTGGGGACGTTATTGACGATTATTACATCAAGATAATAGAAGACAGAAAGCTTCCAGTCATCATATTCGGGGCTGGGCTGCGCAGTTGGACGGAACTTGAACTTCTAAGCCATCTTGATCTGCGACTAGCTATTATGCGCAATTACAACGATTACGTTGCTGTCGCGGCACAGGGTTACCGGGCATTTCATGGCGCGGACCCGGGATTCGCGACGTGGACGCCTGCCGTGGTAAAGAATAAATTTCGTAGTGACGAAAAACCCAAACTGATGATCGCCCTCAACGATGAGTTCAACGCACGTTGGCGTATTCCCAATCCAGACCGAATGATGCATTTTTTTTGGGCTAATTATGTATCAGAGGTTCTGGCCAGAGCCGCTTCAGTCTGGGAAAATGACTGGTGGACGGTGTGGGCCTGTTTTTCCACTAAACAGCCCCTCGATAGAGCAATGGCTTATGATATAACACAAAGGATGTCACCTCCCCTGATTGAATTCGATCAGGTTAATATGGTCGATTTAGGCCAGTCACTCGACATATATGCCGATATGCAGGCCAGCGTATCTCTACGTTATCACGGCGCTGTGCTAGCCGTGATGACTGGAACGCCTTTCGTAGCAGTTTCACCTGCTCTGAAAACAGATAATTTCATGCGCGAGAATGATCTCGAAGATTTACTCGTACCGTCAAATAGTATCGACTATGATGTGCTTTTATCAAAGTTCAACACAAGCGTAACCGATAAAGCAATGCAAAGCCGACTTACCAATGTAGCAGCTACTAATCATGCCCGCTTGAAAAAAGCCGCCGAAGAAGCTGCCGCCGTGTTGCGTGCTATTATTTGA
- a CDS encoding tetratricopeptide repeat protein produces the protein MEMIVKRMALKAGSAAGWTREGDAARDRGDWPASAAAYEKALELQPLLGHIWIQYGHALKESGELDKAHIAYRRGVEILPTSSDAYIQLGHILKLKNDPLRATIAYRQAVILDPDNDNALRELRTAEWTDAEIMETTCSQEVGRKCPPTRSDFTRLVSKSFIKFDAQNYRDQFPDVSFLIDLGVIYSPEQHYLHYGYRGGRDILLSLEQKAPSRAFVLCPSFFKRCGIGEHARYLAHSIEASGLETHRIRTTVELEQFSPAILQDAILIINHGPGLFDAYNPELSEGESVSDVISKSIDVFDKYNTRTVVLMHSLLDRDNREMFPRQQLWLESPLPIVTTIQAAATFFNLIHIEHGMQPVEVPPAVPKAKNSRDYPTIGFFGFFQWGGKNFDALFNAVERLKGKLVGSVATGKEYDIEKLRETLKERGINCDLGTGWVDDSELTRRLSEADYFYLPQYDYDHWNNSGTARLVMNFRLPVVLPPHNPFLDLRKYAIFADEADVPAIMSWMRIPKIYEDAATRSERYAKAHPMLVEMPKLAHGLKQVVAASGADVFLDPNLFSVWSLLSVSSDVFLKRVSFRTSDDDLDFQSTDPDSDERLEQILALRAHYPHLFGLIFNVVQPVHYWRDHYDLDSFFFPTWGETITNVCRVMYKNEPNFSYVNKILSLLGVELQGINDAISPSQTLSLLRWHMFREPNLDFAPCVQIYHAGSPLALDNLSSSDLLATFEETTTRRLALCKKVHISNEPLFCPENDRNLLKLLTLPTEWVDRALTECARSAGKDFVFEGVGEIQDIYLRYNKLLYSLSGKDVRVSDIGLLDRPIVDSVNFHRFVYSIADFWHFDGDGLIFQVVRCLLKRDPSPREMFALSQIYDQKGRLAVIQCVAAYPYISTRVVDLNADHLVMKLDEMRKATEVLVGQVRSPYAGGWDLRNKYLEDRRNFDRAWLRMKNIKDLWWSQSGGSIDSIVSLNVHS, from the coding sequence GTGGAAATGATCGTAAAGCGAATGGCGCTGAAGGCGGGATCTGCAGCAGGCTGGACAAGAGAGGGAGATGCTGCCCGCGACAGGGGTGACTGGCCTGCGTCCGCGGCTGCTTACGAAAAGGCGCTCGAACTGCAGCCTCTGTTAGGACATATCTGGATTCAATATGGGCACGCTCTGAAGGAAAGTGGGGAGTTGGACAAGGCCCACATCGCCTATCGTCGGGGAGTTGAGATTCTGCCGACTTCTTCAGATGCTTATATTCAACTAGGACACATTCTGAAATTAAAGAATGACCCATTGCGCGCAACTATTGCCTATCGACAAGCAGTGATTCTTGACCCGGATAACGATAATGCTCTCAGGGAACTTCGAACTGCCGAATGGACTGACGCTGAAATTATGGAAACCACATGTTCTCAGGAGGTGGGCAGGAAATGTCCTCCAACCCGTTCTGATTTTACACGATTAGTATCAAAGTCGTTTATAAAATTTGATGCTCAAAATTACCGCGATCAGTTTCCAGATGTATCATTTTTGATTGATTTGGGGGTTATATATTCACCTGAGCAGCATTATCTGCATTACGGATATAGGGGGGGGAGGGATATTCTTCTTTCCCTAGAGCAAAAAGCTCCGTCGCGGGCGTTTGTCCTGTGTCCAAGTTTTTTCAAGCGATGTGGTATCGGCGAACATGCTCGTTATCTGGCGCATAGTATCGAGGCATCAGGATTAGAAACGCATCGAATCCGAACGACCGTTGAGTTGGAGCAATTTTCTCCGGCAATTCTTCAAGATGCGATTCTTATTATCAATCATGGTCCAGGCTTGTTTGATGCATATAATCCTGAACTCTCCGAGGGTGAGAGTGTAAGCGACGTTATTTCGAAATCAATCGATGTATTCGATAAATATAATACGCGCACCGTTGTGTTGATGCATTCCCTGCTCGACCGAGACAACAGAGAGATGTTTCCGCGGCAGCAGCTTTGGCTGGAAAGTCCGTTGCCGATTGTCACGACTATCCAAGCAGCGGCGACATTTTTTAATCTCATCCATATCGAGCACGGAATGCAACCTGTGGAGGTGCCTCCCGCGGTGCCGAAAGCTAAAAATAGCCGAGATTATCCGACTATCGGATTTTTTGGTTTTTTCCAGTGGGGTGGAAAGAATTTCGACGCTCTCTTCAATGCGGTGGAACGGCTGAAAGGTAAATTGGTTGGTTCGGTTGCCACTGGGAAAGAGTATGATATTGAAAAATTGCGGGAAACTTTAAAAGAACGAGGTATTAATTGCGATCTCGGAACTGGATGGGTTGACGACTCCGAGTTGACGAGACGGCTATCGGAAGCTGATTATTTTTATCTTCCGCAGTACGATTATGATCATTGGAACAATAGCGGTACGGCGCGCTTGGTGATGAACTTTCGCCTCCCGGTCGTTCTCCCGCCGCATAATCCGTTTCTTGATTTGCGTAAATATGCCATTTTTGCGGATGAGGCTGATGTCCCCGCGATTATGTCGTGGATGCGTATTCCGAAAATTTACGAGGATGCGGCGACTCGCTCCGAGCGTTATGCAAAGGCGCATCCGATGCTCGTGGAAATGCCGAAACTGGCGCATGGTCTGAAACAGGTGGTGGCCGCAAGCGGGGCGGATGTTTTTCTGGACCCCAATCTTTTTAGCGTGTGGTCGCTGCTGAGTGTTTCGTCAGACGTGTTCCTGAAGCGTGTCTCTTTTCGGACGTCTGATGATGATCTGGATTTTCAATCGACCGATCCAGATAGTGATGAACGCCTGGAGCAGATCTTGGCATTGCGCGCGCATTATCCACATCTATTCGGTTTGATTTTTAATGTCGTGCAACCTGTTCATTACTGGCGAGATCATTATGATCTTGATTCATTTTTCTTCCCGACATGGGGAGAAACGATAACAAACGTCTGTCGTGTTATGTATAAAAATGAACCAAATTTTTCATATGTTAATAAAATTCTCAGTTTGCTGGGTGTCGAACTACAAGGGATAAATGACGCTATTTCGCCCAGCCAGACACTTTCCCTGCTTCGCTGGCATATGTTCCGAGAGCCCAATTTGGATTTTGCTCCTTGCGTGCAAATTTATCATGCGGGCAGTCCGTTGGCACTCGACAACTTGAGTTCGTCTGATCTTCTCGCCACTTTTGAGGAGACCACGACTCGTCGACTTGCACTTTGTAAAAAGGTTCATATTTCCAATGAACCTCTGTTCTGTCCTGAAAATGACCGGAATTTATTGAAGTTATTAACACTTCCGACTGAATGGGTGGATCGGGCTCTGACGGAGTGTGCCCGTTCGGCGGGGAAAGATTTTGTATTCGAAGGGGTTGGTGAAATACAGGACATCTACCTTAGATATAATAAGTTGCTATATTCTCTTAGTGGTAAGGATGTTAGAGTGTCTGACATTGGTCTGCTTGATAGGCCAATTGTTGATTCTGTAAATTTCCACCGTTTTGTTTATTCTATTGCAGATTTTTGGCATTTTGACGGTGACGGATTGATTTTTCAGGTGGTACGCTGTTTGCTAAAGCGGGATCCTTCTCCTCGCGAGATGTTTGCGCTAAGCCAAATTTATGATCAAAAAGGGCGTCTGGCGGTCATTCAATGTGTTGCTGCCTATCCCTATATAAGCACGCGTGTTGTCGATTTGAACGCGGATCATCTCGTGATGAAACTTGATGAGATGCGCAAGGCTACCGAAGTTTTGGTCGGGCAGGTTCGTTCACCTTATGCTGGTGGTTGGGATTTGCGGAACAAATATCTTGAAGATCGGCGGAACTTTGACCGGGCTTGGCTGCGAATGAAGAATATTAAAGACTTGTGGTGGTCTCAGTCCGGTGGCAGCATAGACAGCATTGTTTCCCTCAACGTCCACTCCTAA